The following are encoded in a window of Streptococcus pasteurianus genomic DNA:
- a CDS encoding formate--tetrahydrofolate ligase, whose translation MKSDIEIAQSVALKPITEVVEKVGITFDDIELYGKYKAKLSFDKIKSIQENKPGKLVLVTAINPTPAGEGKSTMSIGLADALNKIGRKTMLALREPSLGPVMGIKGGAAGGGYAQVLPMEDINLHFTGDMHAITTANNALSAIIDNHLHQGNELGIDQRRIIWKRVVDLNDRALRHVTIGLGSPVNGIPREDGFDITVASEIMAILCLATDINDLKERLANIVVAYRYDRTPVYVRDLKVEGALTLILKDAIKPNLVQTIYGTPAFVHGGPFANIAHGCNSVLATATALRLADYTITEAGFGADLGAEKFLDIKTPNLPTTPDAVVIVATIRALKMHGGVAKTDLGEENVEAVRAGFANLKRHVENVRKFGVPAVVAINEFVADTEAEIAVLKELCAEIDVPVELASVWANGADGGIDLANAVVNAVENGNADYKRLYSDEDSLEEKVTKIVTEIYGGDKVIFGKKAKTQLKQFAQFGWDKLPVCMAKTQYSFSDNQALLGAPEDFDITIREFVPKTGAGFIVALTGDVMTMPGLPKKPAALNMDVAEDGTAIGLF comes from the coding sequence GTGAAATCTGATATCGAAATTGCACAAAGTGTCGCACTCAAACCAATCACAGAAGTTGTTGAAAAAGTCGGTATTACATTTGATGATATTGAACTTTATGGCAAATACAAAGCTAAATTGTCTTTCGATAAAATCAAATCTATCCAAGAAAACAAACCAGGTAAATTGGTTCTTGTAACAGCGATTAACCCAACACCGGCAGGTGAAGGAAAATCAACAATGTCAATCGGTCTTGCTGATGCTTTAAATAAAATCGGCAGAAAAACTATGCTTGCTTTGCGTGAACCATCTCTTGGTCCTGTCATGGGAATCAAAGGTGGAGCAGCAGGTGGTGGTTACGCCCAAGTTCTTCCAATGGAAGATATTAATCTCCACTTTACAGGTGATATGCATGCGATTACGACGGCAAACAATGCCCTTTCAGCAATTATCGATAATCACCTTCATCAAGGAAACGAGCTTGGCATTGACCAACGTCGTATTATTTGGAAACGTGTTGTTGACCTCAATGACCGCGCCCTTCGTCATGTCACAATTGGTCTTGGCAGCCCTGTTAATGGTATTCCACGTGAAGACGGTTTTGACATCACTGTTGCCTCAGAAATCATGGCAATCTTGTGCTTAGCAACTGATATCAACGATTTGAAAGAACGTTTGGCAAATATCGTGGTTGCTTACCGTTATGACCGTACACCAGTTTACGTTCGTGATCTTAAAGTCGAAGGTGCTTTGACACTTATCCTTAAAGACGCTATCAAACCAAACCTTGTTCAAACGATCTACGGAACACCAGCTTTTGTTCACGGCGGACCATTTGCTAACATTGCTCATGGTTGTAACTCAGTTCTTGCAACAGCAACAGCGCTTCGCTTAGCTGATTACACAATCACAGAAGCAGGGTTTGGTGCTGACCTTGGTGCTGAAAAATTCCTTGATATCAAAACACCAAATCTTCCAACAACACCAGATGCGGTTGTTATTGTTGCTACAATTCGTGCCCTTAAAATGCATGGTGGCGTAGCTAAAACAGACCTTGGTGAAGAAAATGTTGAAGCAGTTCGTGCTGGATTTGCTAACCTTAAACGTCACGTTGAAAATGTTCGTAAATTTGGCGTACCAGCAGTCGTAGCAATCAATGAATTTGTCGCAGATACTGAAGCTGAAATTGCTGTGCTTAAAGAACTTTGCGCTGAAATCGACGTTCCAGTAGAACTTGCTAGCGTTTGGGCAAATGGTGCTGACGGTGGTATCGACCTTGCCAATGCTGTTGTTAATGCTGTTGAAAATGGTAATGCCGATTACAAACGTCTTTATTCAGATGAAGATTCTCTTGAAGAAAAAGTTACTAAGATTGTGACTGAAATCTATGGCGGTGACAAAGTTATCTTTGGCAAGAAAGCCAAAACACAATTGAAACAATTTGCCCAATTCGGCTGGGATAAATTGCCAGTTTGTATGGCTAAAACACAATACAGCTTCTCTGATAACCAAGCACTCCTCGGAGCACCAGAAGATTTTGATATCACAATCCGTGAATTTGTACCAAAAACTGGTGCAGGCTTCATCGTCGCTCTCACAGGTGATGTGATGACAATGCCTGGTTTACCTAAAAAACCAGCTGCACTTAACATGGACGTCGCTGAAGACGGCACAGCTATCGGATTGTTCTAA